From Coffea arabica cultivar ET-39 chromosome 9c, Coffea Arabica ET-39 HiFi, whole genome shotgun sequence, one genomic window encodes:
- the LOC113708725 gene encoding oxoglutarate-dependent flavonoid 7-O-demethylase 1-like isoform X1 encodes MESGMINLGSSLKVSFVQELAKEKFASVPPRYIRPDPTKLDGASTEEIPVIDMQRLLSDESVNPELEKLHFACKEWGFFQVINHGVSSSLVDKLKLEMQKFFNLTIEEKKRFAQEPGDVEGYGQAFVVSEEQKLNWGDMLFMVALPTHLRKPHLLPNLPLPFRETLDQYSRELKILAIKVLEQMTKALGMKLEDMTMLFEDGMQTMRMNYYPPCPQPELVMGLCPHSDADGLTILLQVNEVEGLQIKKAGAWVPVVPLPNAFTVNVGDILEIVTNGIYKSVEHRATVNLHNERLSIAAFFFPKVDGDMGPAPSLTPPENPAIFRRISTIDYLKAFFSRELDGKSFIDAMRTQSEDF; translated from the exons ATGGAATCTGGTATGATAAATTTGGGAAGCTCTCTAAAAGTATCCTTTGTTCAGGAGTTGGCTAAGGAGAAATTTGCATCAGTTCCACCCCGATACATACGACCTGATCCAACCAAACTTGATGGGGCCTCCACAGAGGAAATCCCAGTAATTGACATGCAAAGGTTGCTTTCGGATGAATCAGTGAATCCAGAACTTGAAAAGTTGCATTTTGCCTGCAAAGAATGGGGCTTCTTCCAG GTGATTAATCATGGAGTGAGCTCTTCATTAGTGGACAAACTGAAACTAGAGAtgcaaaagtttttcaatttgacGATTGAAGAGAAGAAGAGATTTGCCCAAGAACCGGGCGATGTAGAAGGATATGGACAGGCCTTTGTTGTATCGGAGGAACAAAAACTTAACTGGGGTGACATGCTATTCATGGTCGCTCTGCCAACTCACTTGAGAAAACCTCATTTACTTCCCAACCTTCCTCTTCCATTCAG AGAAACTCTAGATCAGTACTCAAGGGAATTGAAAATCCTTGCCATCAAGGTCCTTGAGCAAATGACAAAAGCATTAGGAATGAAGCTTGAAGATATGACAATGCTTTTTGAAGATGGGATGCAAACAATGAGGATGAACTATTATCCTCCATGTCCCCAACCTGAGCTAGTGATGGGCCTTTGCCCCCACTCTGATGCTGATGGGCTTACCATATTACTTCAAGTCAACGAAGTGGAAGGCCTCCAAATCAAAAAGGCTGGAGCTTGGGTTCCTGTTGTACCACTTCCTAATGCATTCACAGTCAATGTTGGAGACATTTTAGAG ATTGTGACAAATGGGATTTACAAGAGTGTTGAGCATCGGGCAACTGTGAATTTGCACAATGAAAGGCTTTCCATTGCAGCGTTCTTTTTCCCAAAAGTGGATGGTGACATGGGTCCAGCGCCAAGTCTTACCCCCCCTGAAAATCCAGCAATTTTCAGAAGAATTAGTACGATTGACTATTTAAAAGCGTTTTTTTCCCGTGAACTAGATGGGAAATCATTCATTGACGCAATGAGGACCCAAAGCGAAGACTTTTAG
- the LOC113708725 gene encoding oxoglutarate-dependent flavonoid 7-O-demethylase 1-like isoform X2, with protein MESGMINLGSSLKVSFVQELAKEKFASVPPRYIRPDPTKLDGASTEEIPVIDMQRLLSDESVNPELEKLHFACKEWGFFQVINHGVSSSLVDKLKLEMQKFFNLTIEEKKRFAQEPGDVEGYGQAFVVSEEQKLNWGDMLFMVALPTHLRKPHLLPNLPLPFRETLDQYSRELKILAIKVLEQMTKALGMKLEDMTMLFEDGMQTMRMNYYPPCPQPELVMGLCPHSDADGLTILLQVNEVEGLQIKKAGAWVPVVPLPNAFTVNVGDILEVIMLKILSPKMEYCDKWDLQEC; from the exons ATGGAATCTGGTATGATAAATTTGGGAAGCTCTCTAAAAGTATCCTTTGTTCAGGAGTTGGCTAAGGAGAAATTTGCATCAGTTCCACCCCGATACATACGACCTGATCCAACCAAACTTGATGGGGCCTCCACAGAGGAAATCCCAGTAATTGACATGCAAAGGTTGCTTTCGGATGAATCAGTGAATCCAGAACTTGAAAAGTTGCATTTTGCCTGCAAAGAATGGGGCTTCTTCCAG GTGATTAATCATGGAGTGAGCTCTTCATTAGTGGACAAACTGAAACTAGAGAtgcaaaagtttttcaatttgacGATTGAAGAGAAGAAGAGATTTGCCCAAGAACCGGGCGATGTAGAAGGATATGGACAGGCCTTTGTTGTATCGGAGGAACAAAAACTTAACTGGGGTGACATGCTATTCATGGTCGCTCTGCCAACTCACTTGAGAAAACCTCATTTACTTCCCAACCTTCCTCTTCCATTCAG AGAAACTCTAGATCAGTACTCAAGGGAATTGAAAATCCTTGCCATCAAGGTCCTTGAGCAAATGACAAAAGCATTAGGAATGAAGCTTGAAGATATGACAATGCTTTTTGAAGATGGGATGCAAACAATGAGGATGAACTATTATCCTCCATGTCCCCAACCTGAGCTAGTGATGGGCCTTTGCCCCCACTCTGATGCTGATGGGCTTACCATATTACTTCAAGTCAACGAAGTGGAAGGCCTCCAAATCAAAAAGGCTGGAGCTTGGGTTCCTGTTGTACCACTTCCTAATGCATTCACAGTCAATGTTGGAGACATTTTAGAGGTAATCATGCTCAAAATCCTTTCTCCAAAGATGGAAT ATTGTGACAAATGGGATTTACAAGAGTGTTGA